In Streptomyces camelliae, the sequence CGGCCCACCGGTCATCTGGTCGAGCACGCCGCGATGGACCTGGTGGCGGACATCGCGCCCCGGCCGTCGTACGCCCGACGGCGGGCCAGGCTCGTGGAGTTGCTGTCCGCCATGGCCGCGACGGGGCTGACGGGCGCCCAGGTGATGGACGGCGGCGACCTCGACCTGGTGGCGGCGGTCGCCGAGGAGACGGTGCTGCCGGTGCGGCTGCGGTTCGCGCCCTGGTGCATGCCGGGTGCCGACGACGAGGCACTGCGGGAGCTGGCGCGGCTCCAGGGCAGGGGCGGGCGGCACTGGCTGGTCGGCGGCGTCAAGTTCTTCATGGACGGCACCGTGGAGGGCGGCACGGCGTGGCTGGAGCACCCCGACTGCCACGGTCAGGGCACCGCCGCGTTCTGGCCGGACCCGCGCGCCTACGCCGAGGCCGTCCACGCCCTGCACGCGGCCGGTGTCCGCACGGCCACGCACGCCATCGGGGACGCGGCGGTACGCCATGTGCTGGACACCGTCGCCTCCCTCGGGCCGAGCGGGTACGGCGCCCACCGGATCGAGCATATCGAGACCGCGCCCGACGAACTCCTTCCCCGTTTCGCGGAGTTGGGGGTCGCCGCCTCGCTCCAGCCGCCGCACACCGGGTACACGCGCGACGACGGCACCGACGAGTGGTCCCGCCGGCTGGGCGGCGACCGGGCAGCGCGTGCCTGGCGGCTGCGGGATCTGCGGGAGGCGGGCGCGACGGTCGCCCTCGGCTCGGACTGGCCCATCGCGCACTACGACGTCCGGGCCGTACTGGCCACGGCCCGCCGGCCCAGGGGCGCCGCGGCCCACCGGCCGGGACTGACGCCGTTGCAGGCGCTGGAGGGCTGCACCAGCCACGCGGCGGCAGCGGCCGGGGAGTCCGGCACCGCCGGCCGCATCACCCCCGGCCACCGCGCCGACCTGACCGCGCTGACCGTGGACCCGGTGCACGCCCCGGCCGACGAACTGGCCGACGCCCCGGTCGCGTTGACGGTGACCGGCGGACACGTGGTGCACCGGGGGGTGTGACCGGGGAGCGGCGAGCCCGGTGCACGGGTCGGGCCGCCCGGGAGGCCCACGCAGGAACCGCTCCCGCCCTCTTCGCACGGTCGTGAAGTGGGCAAAGGCAGCGGCCCACCCGGCACACTGGGCGGATGAACGTCTTCCGAACGGTGCGCCGGATGCCCGCTCCGGAGTGGTACGGACGCCTGCGCGTGCGCACCGGCGACCTCTCCCCCGCCGACTGGCTGACACCGGGCACGCCGGGACACGGGGTCTTCGGCACGGTGGCCGGCGTCGCCGCCGGGGGCTTCGCGGCGTACGCCCGGATCCTGCATCCGGCCTCTCTGGACGACCGGCCCGTGCGCTGGTCGGCGGTGGCCGCCGCGCACGGCACCCGGGTCACGCCGGACTCGCGCTGGTACGAGGTCGTCCGCATGGACAGCGGCTACTACGGCGTTGCCGAGTACGGCTTGCCCGGCGTCTGGGACGAGCATCCGCCCGAGGGCCCGACCCCGCCCGGCCTCGCCCGGGCCCTCGTACCCGTGCTGACCCGGCACACCACGACCCCGGAGCGGTGCTGGTTCGGGCTGTGGGACGGGTACGGCCGCTGGGACTTCGGCCATGTGCCCTTCTTCGAGACCCCCGGCCGGGAGGAGGTGCTGCTCAGCGGCGCCCTGGCCGACGCCGTCTCGCCGGTCTCCCCGGACGAGTTCGCCGAGCTGCCCGATCTGTGGTGGCCCGCGGACCGCGCCTGGATCCTGGGCGGGGACGTGGACCTGACCAGCACCTACGTCGGAGGGTCCGCCGAGCTGATCGCCGACCTGCTCGCCGCCCCGGACCTGGAGGCGCATCCCGTGGCCGAACACGACATGGTCGGCTGAGCCGTCAGAGGTCCGCCCGGCTAAGATCGACAGTGGCATCGCGTGCCGGTCACCGTCCGGGTGAGGCATGGAGGTGCCAGGAGATGCCCTCAGGAGGCATTCCTTGTCCGTCGAGTTGAACCACACCATCGTCCATGCCCGGGACAACCGGGAGTCCGCCGAGTTCTTCGCCGAACTGCTCGGCCTGGAGATCGCCGGGGAGTGGGGCCCGTTCGTCGCGGTCGCCCTGAGCAACGGAGTCACCCTGGACTTCGCCACCGCCCCCGCGGAACACATCACCCCGCAGCACTACGCCTTCCTGGTCTCCGAGGAGGAGTTCGAGGCCGCGTACGCGAAGATCAAGGAACGCGGGATCGAGCACTGGGCCGACCCCCACCAGAAGCGGCCCGGCACCATCAATCACAACGACGGCGGCAGCGGCGTGTACTTCCTGGACCCCGCGGGTCACGCCATGGAGCTGATCACCGTCCCCTACGGTGGCTGGCCCGCCTGACCGGCGGGTTCACGTGCCGAACGCCTCCCGCCTGATCAGGTCGATCAGGCGCGGGGTGCCCTCGGTGGTGCGTACGTCGAGAAACGTGCGCGCATGACCTTCGGTGGCGGCCTCGCGCACCAGTGCGTGCGCGAGGTCGGCCCGGGAGGTGAACCGTCCGGGCAGCCGGCCCGGCGCCACCCGGTAGTCGCTCACCTCGCCGGTGTCGAAGAGACCGGCCGGCCGGAGCACCGTCCAGTCGTGGCCGCTCGCGCGGACGATCTCCTCCATGCGGCGCATGTCGTCGTAGACCGTGCGCCCGACGACCCGCACGAAGAAGGGCTCCAGCACCTTCCGGAAGAAGACGCCCTCACCGGGCGCCGGCACGTCGAACAGGACGGTGGACGACACGCACACCAGCCGCCGGACACCGTGCAGGGTCATGGCCCGGGTGATGTGGGTGAGGCCCGTCGAGTACACCGTGACCGGATCCCGGCCGTAGGGGACGCCGAGGGTGGAGATCACCGCGTCGTGACCGGCGACGACGCGCTCCACCGCCGCCCCGTCCAGGACGTCGGCCTCCTCGACCCGCAGCCGGGGCCGGCCGGGCGGGAAGGCGTCGGGGTGCCTGGTCACGGCGGTGACGGTGTGACCGGCGGCGGTCGCCTGCTCGGTGACCTGCCGCCCGGTCGGCCCGTTCGCGCCGAAGACGACGAGTTTCATGGGCTTCTCCTTCGCTGCGCGGTGCTGCTGCCATGGACCGAGAGGGCCCGGACAGCGGCGGGTGTGACAGCACCGGCGCAGGATGAGACGTACGGCACACAGCCGCCCCCCGATGTCACACTCCGGGGGCCTCGGCCCCTCAGGGTGGCGAGACGTCGTGAGGGAGATGCCATGGCCGACCACCGGACGCCTGCGGGGACCGACACCGCCACGCAGGCGTTCCTGGACCACCGTGAGCTGCTGTTCGCGGTGGCGTACAACATGCTGGGCAGCGTCGCCGACGCCGAGGACGTGCTGCAGGAGACCTGGCTGGCCTGGGCGGGCCGGGCGGGCGCCGGGGAGGCGGGGCAGGCGCCGGAGATCGGCCGTCCGCGGGCCTATCTGGTACGGATCACCGTGCGGCAGGCGCTGGCACGGCGGGCGCGGATCGCCCGGCGACGCGAGACGTACGTCGGCCCGTGGCTGCCCGAACCCCTGCTCACGGACGGCCCCGACGGACCGGCGGCCGGCGAGGACGCCTCCGCACAGGCGGTGCGCACCGAGTCCGTGTCCCTGGCGCTGCTCGTCGTCCTGGAGACCCTGACCCCGCTGGAGCGGGCGGTGTTCGTCCTGCACGAGGTGTTCGGTTACGCGCACACCGAGACCGCGGCCATCCTCGGCCGCAGCCCCGCCGCCGTACGCCAGCTCGCCCACCGTGCCCGGACCCGGGTACGCGCCCGGCGCCCCCGCTACCAGGCCCATCCCCGGGTCCGGCGGCAGGCGACGCAGCGGTTCGTGGCCGCGGCGCTCGGCGGGGATCTCGCGGCGCTGCTGGAGATCCTGGCGCCGGAGGCGACGCTGTGGATGGACGGCGGCGGCAAGGGGCAGGCGGCGCCCCGGCCGGTCCGTGGCCGGGACAAGGTGGCCCGGACGCTGACCGGCTATGCCGCGCGCTCGGCGGAGGGGCTGCGGTTCGAGCACCGGGACATCAACGGGGACGCGGCCGTGGTGGTGTTCGCGGACGGCTCCCCGCACGCGGTGATGGTCATGGACCTCGACCCGGACACCGAGCGGGTCCGCGAGGTCTACCTCGTCACGAACCCGGACAAGCTCTCGGCCGTGGACCCCGCCGCGCCGGGCGGGACACCGCCGGAGGTGTAGCGGCGCGCACGAGCGGGACGCCGGCGAACGCGGCGTCCCGCGAGGGGTGTGTCATGCGTCGGGCCGGGGCTCCGTCACGGATTCACGACGCTGCCGCCGAAGGTCACCACGAGGTGGCCGTCCGAGGCGAAGGACCAGCCGAGGGCCCCGGAGTACGAGGAGCAGCGGGAGCCGTTCGTGCCGGTCCAGAACTGGTCGGAGCTGTCGGAGCTGCCGGAGATCTTGTCGTTCTGGCCGCTGACGGCGAAGCGGCACGAGGTGTCGTTCCGGAACACCGAAGTGCCCGTGTCGAAGGCGAAGTTGCGCTCGGTGTTGTCGATGCTGACGTTGTTGGAGATCGTCATCGTGCCGGGGTTGCTGTTGTAGGTGAACCCGTGGTGGCCGTTCTTGTAGGCGATGTCGTGCCGCACGATGTGGTTGACCGCGATGTCGTCACCGCCCAGCTTGTAGCCGTTGCGGTCGCCGTTCTTGTTCTGGGTGCCGTCGGTGAGCGTGCCGTTGCCGTACGACAGGGAGTACTCGATGGTCACCGGGCCGATGGCGCCGGTGTCGGTCTTGGTGTAGAGGTCCCAGCCGTCGTCGATGTTGTTGTGGGAGACGTCGTACCGGAAGACGTTCCCGGTGCCCGTGGTGAGCTTCGAGGCGAAACCGTCGGCGTTCTCGCCGGTGGGGTCCAGGTTGTCGTGCGACTCGGAGCTCACGATCAGGTTGTTGGACGGCCACTGGCTGCTCGGCGTGCTGGAGGAGATGCGGCCGAGCTGGAGTCCCGTGTCCCGGTTGTACGCGGTGACCACGCGCTCTACGACGTTGTTGCTGCCGCCGACGTAGATCCCGTTGTCCCCGGCGTGCTCCACGGTGAGGCCGTACAGGTGCCAGTAGTTCGCGTTGAGCTGGATTCCGCGGTTGGACGAACTGGTGCTCTGGCCCGAGAAGTTGAGCACCGGGGACTCGCCCGGGTAGGCGGACAGGGTGGTGCGGGCACTGGACGTGCCATTGCTGCCGGCCGGGATGGTGACCGTGGAGGAGTAGGTGTACGTCCCGCCGCGCAGGTAGATCGTGCCGCCGGATGCGATGCGGCTGATGGCCGAGGTGAGCGTGGTCGGCGCGGACTGGGTACCGGCCGCGCTGTCGGTGCCGCTCGGCGACACGTACAGCACGGTGGCCGCCGCTGCGGCCTGGGGGTGGGCGGTCGCCGCCTGTGCCGTGGTGCCGGAGAACACGGCGAGGGTGCCGGCGAGCAGAGCCGCGCACGCGATGGCTGACCTTGGTTGCATCGGCTTGTCTCCTGAAGTCTGGCTCGGCTGTGCGGGATTCGAGCGGTCCAAGGGGGTGAACTCCACTGCCGGGCGTGGCATCGTGAAGCCAGGAGGGAAAGCGCTTTCCGCTCCCGCTTTCCCGACGATAGGGAGTTGCCGTGTACGCGTCAATGGTCACGTACATGATCTACATTCAGAAGACGGATCAGGCACCGGCAGGCCATGCGGCCACTCACCGGAGACGACGGAACCAACACCCGCAAGCCACGCGGTCACGCACCGGAGACGACGGAACCGACAGCGGCGGGGACCCTCGTCACTCGCCGGGGGCCAGCGTGTGGGACAGGATGCGGGCCGTCTCCGCGACCAGTGCGTCGTCCGGCGGGGCGTCCTGGGTGTTCTTGGTCGACAGCACGGTCAGCAGGAGCGGGGTACCGCGGGGCGTCCAGGCCGCGCTCGCCGTGATCGGCGCGGGTGTCGTCGGTACGGTCGCCGCCGGCGCGGCCGACTCCCCCGGTGCCGCGCCCGCCCCCGTGGCCGCCCGGAGCGCAGACCTCACCCAGAGCACGCATCTGACCCTGGCCGCCGCCGAGCAGGCCGCGCGTGCCGCGCTGGACGTCGCCGCGAAGGACGGCCGGCAGGTCTCCGTGGCCGTCGTCGACCGGGACGGCAACACGCTGGTCACCCTGCGCGGGGACGGGGCGGGGCCGCAGTCGTACGAGTCGGCCGAGCGCAAGGCGTTCACCGCCGTGTCCTGGAACGCGCCCACCTCGGAGCCGGCCGAGCGGCTGGAGCAGGCGCCGGCCCTGAAGGACATCCCGGGCACGCTGTTCCTCGCGGGCGGCATCCCGGTGACCGCCAAGGGCGCCCCGGTCGCGGGCATCGGTGTCGCGGGTGCCCCGTCCGGCGATCTGGACGAGCGGTACGCGCAGGCGGGCGCGGCGGTCCTCGGCCGCTGACGCCTCCGAAAAACGCGGACGTCCGGTCCCGCCCTGCCGGGCGGGACCGGACGTCCCTGTCAGTGGTTCAGACGAGGCGGATCAGCGGAGGTCCCACCGGTCCGCGTTCATGACCTTGACCCACGCGGCGGCGAAGTCCTTGACGAACTTCTCCTTCGCGTCGTCGCTCGCGTAGACCTCGGCGACGGCACGCAGCTCGGAGTTCGAGCCGAAGACCAGGTCGGCACGGGTGCCGGTCCACTTCACGGCGCCGGAGGCGTCGCGGCCCTCGAACTCGTCCTGCGCGGCGGAGGTCGACTTCCACTCGGTGTCCAGGTCGAGCAGGTTGACGAAGAAGTCGTTCGTCAGCGTGCCCGGCCTGTCGGTGAAGACACCGTGCTTGGAGCCGTTGTGGTTGGCACCGAGGACGCGCAGACCACCGACGAGAACCGTCAGCTCGGGCGCGCTCAGGTTGAGCAGGTTCGCCTTGTCGAGCAGCAGGTACTCGGCCGGCAGGCGGTTGCCCTTGCCGACGTAGTTGCGGAAGCCGTCGGCGGCCGGCTCCAGCGCGGCGAACGACTCGACGTCCGTCTGCTCCTGCGAGGCGTCGACACGGCCCGCCGTGAACGGCACCTCGACCGCGAAGCCGCCGTCCTTCGCCGCCTTCTCGACGGCCGCGGAGCCCGCGAGCACGATCAGGTCGGCCAGCGAGACCTGCTTGCCGCCCTTGGCGTTGAAGGACTCCTGGACGCCCTCCAGGGTGCGCAGCACCTGGGCGAGCTCGTCCGGGTTGTTGACCTCCCAGTTCCGCTGCGGCTCCAGGCGGATACGGCCGCCGTTGGCACCGCCGCGCTTGTCGCTGTTGCGGTAGGAGGAGGCCGCGGCCCAGGCGGTGGAGACGAGCTGCGAGACCGTGAGGCCCGAGCCGAGGATCTCCTCCTTGAGGGAGGCGATGTCCGCGGCGTCGATCAGCTCGCCGGTGCGCTGCGGCAGCGGGTCCTGCCACAGCAGTTCCTCGGAGGGGACCTCCGCGCCGAGGTAGCGGACGACCGGGCCCATGTCGCGGTGCGTCAGCTTGAACCAGGCGCGGGCGAAGGCGTCCGCGAACTCCTCCGGGTTCTCGTAGAAGCGGCGCGAGATCGGCCCGTAGATCGGGTCGAAGCGCAGCGACAGGTCGGTGGTGAGCATCGTCGGGCGGTGCTTCTTCTCCGGGTCGAACGCGTCCGGGACGGTCTCCGGGGCGTCCTTGGCGATCCACTGGTGGGCGCCGGCCGGGCTCTTGGTGAGCTCGTACTCGTACTCGAAGAGGTTCTTGAAGAACCCGTTGCCCCACTGGGTCGGGGTCTCGGTCCAGATGACCTCCAGGCCGGAGGTGATGGCGTCCTTGCCGACACCGGTGCCGTAGGTGCTCTTCCAGCCGAGGCCCATCTGCTCCAGCGGGGCGGCCTCGGGGTCGGCACCGACGTTGTCCGCCGGGCCGGCGCCGTGGGTCTTGCCGAAGGTGTGGCCACCGGCGATGAGGGCGACGGTCTCCTCGTCGTTCATCGCCATACGCCGGAAGGTCTCACGGATGTCGCGGGCCGCGGCGATCGGGTCCGGGTTGCCGTTGGGGCCCTCGGGGTTGACGTAGATGAGGCCCATCTGGACCGCGGCGAGCGGGTTCTCCAGCTCGCGGTCACCGGTGTAGCGGGCGTCACCGAGCCACTCGGTCTCGGGGCCCCAGTAGACGTCCTCGTCGGGCTCCCACTCGTCGACGCGGCCGCCGCCGAAGCCGAAGGTCTTGAAGCCCATCGTCTCCAGCGCCACGTTGCCGGTGAGGACCAGCAGGTCGGCCCAGGAGATGGACTGGCCGTACTTCTTCTTCACCGGCCACAGCAGCCGGCGGGCCTTGTCCAGGCTCGCGTTGTCCGGCCAGCTGTTGAGCGGGGCGAAGCGCTGCTGGCCGCCGCCGGCGCCGCCACGGCCGTCGCTGATGCGGTACGTACCGGCGGCGTGCCAGGCCATACGGATCATGAGCGGGCCGTAGTTGCCGAAGTCGGCGGGCCACCAGTCCTGCGAGGTGGTGAGCACCTCGGCGATGTCACGCTTCACCGCGGCGAGGTCCAGGGCGTTGAAGGCGTCGCGGTAGTCGAAGTCCTCGCCGAGCGGGTTGGCCACGGCCGGGTTCTTGGCAAGGATCTTCAGGTTGAGCCGCTCCGGCCACCACTGGCGGTTGCCACCGCCCTGGGTCGGGTGCGCGGCGCGGCCATGGGCGACGGGGCAGCCGCCTTCCGTCTTCGCGTCTGCGACGATCGCGTCGTTGTTCTCAGTCATGGCAATCCTTCCGAACTGTGCGGAACTCGGTGCTCAGGAACTGCGGCCGGGGGAACAGTCGGGGCACATGCCCCAGTAGACGACCTCGGCCTCGTCGATGGAGAAGCCACGGTCGTCGGAGGCGGTCAGACAGGGTGCGTCGCCGACGGCGCAGTCGACGTCGACGACGGCACCGCACGACCGGCACACGATGTGGTGATGGTTGTCGCCCACACGCCCCTCGAACCGGGCCGGGTGTCCGGCCGGCTCGATACGGCGGACCAGGCCCGCCGCGGTGAGAGCGTGAAGGGCCTCGTAGACGGCTTGCAGGGAAATGTGGCCTACGCGGGCGCGGACCCCGGAGGCGATCGCCTCGACGCCGAGGTGGTCGCCGTCCCGGACGGTCTCCAGCAGCGCGACGCGGGCTGCTGTCACGCGCAGGCCGGCACCGCGGAGCTCCTCGGCGGTGGTCGGGGTCGGGGAGGCGGTCATGAGGCCGAACCTACCCTCAAAAACACGAGAGGTTCAAGAAAACGAGGGGTGCAATTTTGGCCGCGTCCCGCAGCCCGCCGTCCACCTGGCCGCCATCCGCCGCGCCCGCCCCGGCTCCAGCCCGGTCGTTTGCCTTCACCTTTGCCTTCGCGCTGATCTTCACGCCCACACGCGCGTTGATCTTCACGACAGCCCTCGCACGACCCACCCACCGCGGCGGGCACGGCGGCACGGGCGGCCCGACGACCCCGGCCGAAGCATGCCCGCATCATCCGGCCCCGGCTCACCCAGGGCCGCACGGCAAGCCGGAAGATCGCCCGAAGGGGTGAGCCGGGGCAAGGCGCGACCGCGAGCGCTGCCCGGCCGTGCGCCGTGCGCAGCCGCTGACCTCGCGCCCGAGGCACCACGCCCCGTCGCGTTGCACGCAAGGGCCGGTGCCCGTGCACCGCCGGTGGGCCGGACCGCTCACTCACCTTCACGCCGGCCGACGCCGGGCGGGTCAGGCTCCGCCCCGGCGACCTGCCCCGGCGTACTCGTACCGGCGGGCCAGAGCATGGCAGGCCTCCTTCGGCTCCC encodes:
- a CDS encoding right-handed parallel beta-helix repeat-containing protein produces the protein MQPRSAIACAALLAGTLAVFSGTTAQAATAHPQAAAAATVLYVSPSGTDSAAGTQSAPTTLTSAISRIASGGTIYLRGGTYTYSSTVTIPAGSNGTSSARTTLSAYPGESPVLNFSGQSTSSSNRGIQLNANYWHLYGLTVEHAGDNGIYVGGSNNVVERVVTAYNRDTGLQLGRISSSTPSSQWPSNNLIVSSESHDNLDPTGENADGFASKLTTGTGNVFRYDVSHNNIDDGWDLYTKTDTGAIGPVTIEYSLSYGNGTLTDGTQNKNGDRNGYKLGGDDIAVNHIVRHDIAYKNGHHGFTYNSNPGTMTISNNVSIDNTERNFAFDTGTSVFRNDTSCRFAVSGQNDKISGSSDSSDQFWTGTNGSRCSSYSGALGWSFASDGHLVVTFGGSVVNP
- a CDS encoding NAD(P)-dependent oxidoreductase — its product is MKLVVFGANGPTGRQVTEQATAAGHTVTAVTRHPDAFPPGRPRLRVEEADVLDGAAVERVVAGHDAVISTLGVPYGRDPVTVYSTGLTHITRAMTLHGVRRLVCVSSTVLFDVPAPGEGVFFRKVLEPFFVRVVGRTVYDDMRRMEEIVRASGHDWTVLRPAGLFDTGEVSDYRVAPGRLPGRFTSRADLAHALVREAATEGHARTFLDVRTTEGTPRLIDLIRREAFGT
- a CDS encoding VOC family protein, yielding MSVELNHTIVHARDNRESAEFFAELLGLEIAGEWGPFVAVALSNGVTLDFATAPAEHITPQHYAFLVSEEEFEAAYAKIKERGIEHWADPHQKRPGTINHNDGGSGVYFLDPAGHAMELITVPYGGWPA
- a CDS encoding GlcG/HbpS family heme-binding protein — translated: MVDSTVSRSGVPRGVQAALAVIGAGVVGTVAAGAADSPGAAPAPVAARSADLTQSTHLTLAAAEQAARAALDVAAKDGRQVSVAVVDRDGNTLVTLRGDGAGPQSYESAERKAFTAVSWNAPTSEPAERLEQAPALKDIPGTLFLAGGIPVTAKGAPVAGIGVAGAPSGDLDERYAQAGAAVLGR
- the sigJ gene encoding RNA polymerase sigma factor SigJ, whose amino-acid sequence is MADHRTPAGTDTATQAFLDHRELLFAVAYNMLGSVADAEDVLQETWLAWAGRAGAGEAGQAPEIGRPRAYLVRITVRQALARRARIARRRETYVGPWLPEPLLTDGPDGPAAGEDASAQAVRTESVSLALLVVLETLTPLERAVFVLHEVFGYAHTETAAILGRSPAAVRQLAHRARTRVRARRPRYQAHPRVRRQATQRFVAAALGGDLAALLEILAPEATLWMDGGGKGQAAPRPVRGRDKVARTLTGYAARSAEGLRFEHRDINGDAAVVVFADGSPHAVMVMDLDPDTERVREVYLVTNPDKLSAVDPAAPGGTPPEV
- a CDS encoding Fur family transcriptional regulator — its product is MTASPTPTTAEELRGAGLRVTAARVALLETVRDGDHLGVEAIASGVRARVGHISLQAVYEALHALTAAGLVRRIEPAGHPARFEGRVGDNHHHIVCRSCGAVVDVDCAVGDAPCLTASDDRGFSIDEAEVVYWGMCPDCSPGRSS
- a CDS encoding amidohydrolase, which codes for MPAADLVLTGAQVRTLDPARPAASAVAVHDGVITAVGEAADVRGWRGPGTEVVDLHGGHLVPGLVDAHSHPVWGLDMATGTDLSGVTDLAGLRAALAGAERIEGWVLGHGLDHNAFAGRPVHHDLIADVLDGAPAFLRLYDGHSALASPAALAAAGVSGPRAFAQRAEVVCDATGRPTGHLVEHAAMDLVADIAPRPSYARRRARLVELLSAMAATGLTGAQVMDGGDLDLVAAVAEETVLPVRLRFAPWCMPGADDEALRELARLQGRGGRHWLVGGVKFFMDGTVEGGTAWLEHPDCHGQGTAAFWPDPRAYAEAVHALHAAGVRTATHAIGDAAVRHVLDTVASLGPSGYGAHRIEHIETAPDELLPRFAELGVAASLQPPHTGYTRDDGTDEWSRRLGGDRAARAWRLRDLREAGATVALGSDWPIAHYDVRAVLATARRPRGAAAHRPGLTPLQALEGCTSHAAAAAGESGTAGRITPGHRADLTALTVDPVHAPADELADAPVALTVTGGHVVHRGV
- the katG gene encoding catalase/peroxidase HPI, which codes for MTENNDAIVADAKTEGGCPVAHGRAAHPTQGGGNRQWWPERLNLKILAKNPAVANPLGEDFDYRDAFNALDLAAVKRDIAEVLTTSQDWWPADFGNYGPLMIRMAWHAAGTYRISDGRGGAGGGQQRFAPLNSWPDNASLDKARRLLWPVKKKYGQSISWADLLVLTGNVALETMGFKTFGFGGGRVDEWEPDEDVYWGPETEWLGDARYTGDRELENPLAAVQMGLIYVNPEGPNGNPDPIAAARDIRETFRRMAMNDEETVALIAGGHTFGKTHGAGPADNVGADPEAAPLEQMGLGWKSTYGTGVGKDAITSGLEVIWTETPTQWGNGFFKNLFEYEYELTKSPAGAHQWIAKDAPETVPDAFDPEKKHRPTMLTTDLSLRFDPIYGPISRRFYENPEEFADAFARAWFKLTHRDMGPVVRYLGAEVPSEELLWQDPLPQRTGELIDAADIASLKEEILGSGLTVSQLVSTAWAAASSYRNSDKRGGANGGRIRLEPQRNWEVNNPDELAQVLRTLEGVQESFNAKGGKQVSLADLIVLAGSAAVEKAAKDGGFAVEVPFTAGRVDASQEQTDVESFAALEPAADGFRNYVGKGNRLPAEYLLLDKANLLNLSAPELTVLVGGLRVLGANHNGSKHGVFTDRPGTLTNDFFVNLLDLDTEWKSTSAAQDEFEGRDASGAVKWTGTRADLVFGSNSELRAVAEVYASDDAKEKFVKDFAAAWVKVMNADRWDLR